tggtaattgtcaaagaccagtcttttcacttggtgtatctcaacatatatatacataaaataaacaaacctgtgaaaatttcagcccaatcagtcatcgaagttgcgagataataatgaaagaaaaaacaccctttgtcacacaaaggtgtgtgcttttagatggttgatttcgagacctcaaattctaaaattgaggtctcaaaataaaaattcgttgaatacttctttctcgaaaactatgtcacttcagagggagccgtttctcacaatggtttataccatcaacctctccccattacttgtaaccaagaaaggttttgtgctaataattattttgagtaattaccaatagtgtccactgcctttaaggtctgTTTCAAACTTATTTTGTCAGTTTCATTTTTGCCTTCCTGGCTTCTGACGTCAATAGAAACaaagtccttgaaaacctaATTGGTCGCCATACATGAGACCAAACTCGCTTTAAATTCAGTGAAGACACTTAAGCATATCAGCTTTAATTAGTTACCGCGTCAGATTGGGTTCGTGTTTTACGGTCAGCTTTTTACTTGCATTTAAGCGATGCAATCCTGTACCGCAGTAGACAACTACAGATGTACAGCAGATAGATGCAACACTTGAATGGAATTGGGGTTGTAGTAAACATCTCTCTGTTACAAACTCCAATACAATTATTCTAGTCTTGATTACCTCCACACTGTAGTTTGAAAGTAACTTTGTCTCAGCATGGAGTACTTCTCCATACTGTTACATCTATCACTTGCAGTTCATGTTATTTGCTCTTGCCACTTGTTTAAACATTCTCAGCTGATGATTGAGTTTTCTTCTGCAGAAAATAAGAAATTGGACAAATTTTCATATAACCAAGTGGTAACTCATTCGCATGTCATCTGTGTGAGTTTCTGCCATGCTGATCCTCAGTGCCACTCAGTCAATTACAACATAGAAGATCATCTGTGTGAGCTCAAAAATGTTACCAGGGCTCAGTATCCTGATGACTTCATTACATACTGTGGTAGTGTGTACTTTGATGCTGATGTAGAAACACCTTACCTCTCTCTACCTGACCAAGCATTCCCTACACAGCCTGATGCAACCATCTCCTCTGGGCCTCAATACAGCAGTTGCCAGGAGCTTCTTGAGGCAGGTCATAATGTGAGTGGTATCTACACAATATTCCCTGCTGGATTCAACAACACCCTTCAAGTCTACTGTGACATGGACATTGATGGTCAGGGCTGGATGGTTATTCAGAGGCGTCAATATGGCAGTGTCGATTTCTATCGTAACTGGGTTGACTACCAGGTTGGCTTTGGCAGCTTGTGCGGTGAATTCTGGCTTGGAAATGAGAACCTACGTACCCTGACTGAGTCTGCAGGACCATGGAAGCTGAAAATTGAGACAGTCAGATGGGATGGAGAAGAATCCTTTGCTGAATATGGACACTTCAAGATTGATGGGGACAGCTTTAGACTTGAGATTGGCTCCTACAAGGCTAGCAGCACAGCAGGAGATTCACTTCAATACCACAATGGAATGATGTTCAGCACCAAGGACAAGGATAATGATCTGTTGGGCAGTGTTCACTGTGCTGCAACTTACAAAGGAGGATGGTGGTATAAAGTTTGTTATGATTCTAATTTAAATGGTATGTACTATCCATATGAATCTACCAGGTCGGATGGTATCAATTGGTTTTATTGGGTGACAGGATACAAATCggtcaaaacatgttcaatgaaaatgcgcctctaaaatttgtaaacttttacacTATAGAGCACTGGAAAAAAGATTGGGAAGCAAAttcttgaacaaaaaaacaacattaaataGTTTGTTATACTAATATTCTGCTTAACCCTTTAAAATACAAACTGCTCTCAACCACCCTTCTAGAAGTTTGATGAGTTGTATTTTGAGATTGTATGTTGTTATTGAAAACAGCAGACCGCACATGAAGAGACTTTTTGAGCACCTCATTAGTTTAATGTACCTTAAGCGAATTTTGCAAATCTTTTTAATTCAAGGTAATGAATATTACTAAaagaaaaaccttttaaaacaaaaagtaggcTGTAGGCTAGATATCAATGGTGATTTGTAGATCTGTGTGGTTTTGCTGGTATCGGCAAATTTAAATGTATTTGATTGCCTTGCCTTACCACTTTCAGGAAGAATTCACTCAATTTAATATCAAGCATCTTCGATTCCGTTTGAAAATGATTGCCCCTTTTGCATCAGCATTCATCTTTCAAAATGAGCGATTCAATTACTGCAGTTTAGCATTCATGCTGGTCGAACAACGCTCCTTCAAGTTCATTAGGCTGTACAGATCATTGTAGTTCACAAAAGCCAACAGCAAGAGGCACGTCAAGCATTCAATTAAATCAAATGTAAATAGGTTGTAGAAATTCATGTGAAGAAAAGTAAATGTAGTCTTGGCTCGATGTATATAAACAGAAGTTCCTTCCAATTGAACTTTGTGTTTTCCCAATTTACAAGGAGATACTCAAGCAAAATATttaccaattaccaatactaGTTCACAAGTATATAGATTTGACATGAAGATATTTAAATCGTCTTTCTTGATAGGCAACAATATGTAATGTAGGCTTTGAACAAGAAAGgtggtttgtttttaattcaatttgttttctagATCTTTGGAAATTAGGCTGTTTTTGATGTGAACCAAGTAACACTGTAATGACCCTTAGGGAGTTTTTGAAAGTTTAAATTAGTCCagaaaataaaactaaatatgACAGATATTTTAAACTATATGTTTGATATTATTCAGCTGATTTGTGATATATTGAAAGGACTTACTGTTTTTGACCTAATACAGCAATATAATCATATATTATAAAACTTCAAATGAAGTAAGAAAGTCTTAACCCAATATGAATTTTCACAACAAAACATCCGTTGCTGTATTTGGGAAATGTTTGCACCTCAAATAGTATaacttttctttgtgttttaaatCTTAACTTATTAACTGCACCAAAGAGTAGtttaaaaaatgcacaaaatcaaCATGCTGGTAAACCTTATTCAATGCATGCTCTGCATGGTCAACAATCCATTCATGAAAACAAGAATGCTGGTAAACCTTATTCAATGCATGCTCTGCATGGTCAACAATCCATTCATGAAAACAAGAATGCTGGTAAACCTTATTCAATGCATGCTCTGCATGGTCAACAATCCATTCATGAAAACAAGAATGCTGGTAAACCTTATTCAATGCATGCTCTGCATGGTCAACAATCCATTCATGAAAACAAGAATTGGGGTTTTAGTACAGAGCTTATCAACAAAACAAGCTGGTTTGAAGACAACTTAACAAGTGGTGATCATCCAAGTTTTATAACAATAGATATTCCCCTCTAAAAACCTTCATCCTCAAACGACAATCTGAACATTGTACTTGTAACTAACATCCAATCTACTAACACTCAGATTAGTTTAGTATTCTCATTCAATGATCAGCATCAACAGTTTACCATTAGTGCAGTCCCATCAACCAGaatcaaattcattttgttgtttgtaattcaGGCTAGTTCACAGCCACCATGTGATGAAATAAAGTAATGAACTCATACCAGTCATGTTAATCTTTCTTGTCATTCTGGCTGCTTATTTCTGTCTCTACTATTCATTCTGACTCTACATCATGCCTAGGTCTTTCTTAGTGATTCCTCTTCCACACATCCCTCAAACTGACCAGACTCCTACTCTAGGCCCAGCCCTCGTAAATCACAACTAGGAAATAAACTTACACAGAAACAGTACAAAGCAACATTGTGAACATCATTGAGCAGCACTTTGGCGTTAATCAgcatgacctacatgtacatgtactagcaATCATAGAGTGAAGAGACCAGTGGAGAACCGTTGTCAGCAGTGCAAGAATTTGCTGGattgatgatgaagatgaacaTCTAACTGACTATGGAAGTTCATCAAGCTAACAGCTCCCTATCCTCAAACCATGGTGCAGAAGGTTTTTATATGTCAAATGATGTGGTTTCACCTACAGCTTGCAGACAACATTGGTACTCAACAAAAAACAAGTATTCCTACTTGTAACTCAATACATGGATGAACGAACCTGTTTGAAAATGGCTCCATGAATAGAGCCAATCCGCTGAACTCCCCTAGCTTTATGGCCCTAGGCCCACATAGCATCAGGAACTATGAGAACATTCCAAATGGAATCTTGCGTTGTTGGGGCAACAGTAAAAACAGTTTGTCCATTTCCTTCCCACAGTGCCCTTCAACCATTGTGCGTAATCAAACAAGCAGTATTGTACTTTGCGATTCTCCTTGATCAGACCTagattcacccccccccccattgggtgatacaaaaattataatataaaattgTACACTAACTTGTAAGAGTCCAATTCCTTTGACCAATTTCCCCACCACATAGGGAGTCTCTGAACATGCAGAACATGCAGAGTTAAAACAGGTGGTGATTACCAAGCTCTGAAGGCAGAGGGCGCTCTTCTCTTGCATCCTACTAGTTTTGACAGATCAAGAACACTAAACCCCACAAAGACAGCATTGTCAACATTTACTGAGAACAAGGCACAGATGTATCATGAGAGGGAAGAAAGTTAACTAGAATATGGAACTGCCATTACTAATTGTTATGTATCATCATTGGTGGGTTCAACAAGATTCCAGGACATTTCTCCTTGACAAATTGTTAACTgacaacttttaaaatatagCTAAAATTCCAGTATTTTCACTGACTGAAGAGATATTGGATGAATTGTAGTGCAGGTTATACAACTGTCTCTCCTATCTGTACAAAGAAAGTGCCATCCTCTAATTACTCCTACTGTAAATCAGGAGAGTTAATAATTGAAGAAACTCACCATGGAAGAGTCCATGTCATGTGCAGTCTCCCAGTGTCTATCCAAAGTAACAAGGATATCTCAAATGTTAAAGAACTGTCTGCTTAGGTTGTCCCATCCATTCAACAGGTCATGCCTGTGGAAAGTATAACAGCATCGTACCATAAGATTATTGAAATCAAGTTGGAACATTTGTTGTTATAGTTTTGTGAAGGCTTGGGCTATAAATGAATGACAACTTTATATTCCAGCTTTGAACCAGAAATGCCCAGCTACATGTTATGTAAAAACTTTACCTAATCAAGCAAAACTAGATTCTCATTTGCAAAGAGAAtcaaagtaaaaacaattttggAAGATTAAGATTATGAATACACATGAGATTAATAAgcaacaaaaaaatcattcaactcGGCTACAGCAGCAATGCTACAAAACATGGTACAACCAGCTGGGGGAGACCCTCACCCAGAACCGTTTACACCCCCCCTCCCATAAGGAGAAACATGCACAAGTAGATGGTTTGAGAAATGAGCAGCctaaaatattttgtgtttgcAGCTGCCTCagcccccccccaccacacacAAACAATGCACACGATTTCAATATTGCTTTGAAATGCAGTTTGGTATTCATTTAAGTAATTTGTATTTGTGAGAGTATCTTAGATGCAATTTGTAATCAAGACTGTTATAAAGTATAGATTTTTAAAATATGGCAAAAGACATCATGCACACAAATCGTAATTCAACAAGCTACAAAAACTGACGTCAATACCAACGTTAATTGCTTGCCATGTGTGAAGACGCTACACTTGCTTCGGAATCAATGAGAAAAGTTACTTCTTTAAAGAATATCGGCTTTAATTAGTTACCTGCTCAGACTCAATTCGTGTTTTAAGGTCGGTTTTAAACTCTTTTTCTAAGACAACTTCGCCACTAGCTTCACTGGCTACAGCCCGAACGACACAGTCCTTGGTGACCTAATTGATTGCCATAAAAATGCGAGGCTCCACTTGGTTCCAAAATCAATATGGATCTTACTTTTTTATAGAATATCAGCTTTAATTGGATACCTGCCCAGGCTAAATTTGTGTGTTAAGGTCGGTTTTCAACTCTTTTTCTATGACAATTAACTTCACCACTAGCCTTGCTGGCTATTGCCAACAATGACACAGTCACCGTAGTCCTAATTGATTGCCATAGAGTGTGAGTCTCCActtatttaaagtttaaaggCTTCAATACTGGTCAACTTTAGACAAAAGTAACAGTAACACCCATCTAAAAACAAGGCTGGAATCCCAACTTTTAAGGTTAGCTTTCAATTGTTTATTTGAAGAGGCAATCTAATCATTGATTCGACTGCAAATTCTCTTCTAGCTTTACTGGCTACTAATAACGATAACAACACAGTAATTGGAAACCTAATTGTTTGTGTGAGGCTACAATTGCTTCGAAATAGATGAGAAAACTGTCTTCATTAACAATTTTGAGCCTTTTAGAAACCATTAATTGCTGTATGGTCATTGCAAAACGCCAAGATATTGCTAACACTGTTCATTTATTGAATCAAATTGTTTCAAGAGAAACGCCacacaaaaataacataaacaaaaaagttattttgattTTAGAAATTGGGGTGCAAACTTGACATAACAAATATTGACAAATATCATATCTACTCATATCCTTAACAACACTGTGTGAATTGAAGTGGGTCAAATGTAAAGGCTGTTTGCAGCCACTATTTGGCATTTGGGTACAAGGGGATTGTGGCAGCCATGGTTTCTGAAGGGTTAAATCATATTGGCTTTAATTAGATACCTTAACCAAATTTGAGattgtgttttaaagacagtggacactattggtaattgtcaaagaccagtcttctcacttgatgtatctcaaaatatacataaaataacaaacctgtgaaaatttcagctcaatcggtcgtcgaagttgtgagataataatgaaataaaaaaacacccttgtcacacaaaggtgtgtgcttttagatggttgttttcgatacctcaaattctaaaattaaggtctcaaaatcaaattcgttgaaaaatatttctttctggaaaactatatCACTTCAAAGgaagccgattctcacaatggtttataccatcaacctctccccattacttgtaaccaagaaagattttgtgctaataattattttgagtaattaccaatagtgtccactgcctttaaggtctgTTTCAAACTTATTTCGTCAGTTTCATTTTTGCCTTTCTGGCTTCTGACAATAATAGAAACAAAGTCCTTGGAAACCTAATTGGTCGCCATACATGAGACCAAACACGCTTTAAATTCAGTGAAGACACTTAAGCATATCTGCTTTAATTAGTTACCACGTCAGATTGGGTTTGTGTTTTACGTTCAGCTTTTTACTTGCATTTAAGCGATGCAATCCTGAATCGTAGAAGACAACTACAAATGTACAGCAGATAGCAACAACACTTGAATGAAATTGGGGTTGTAGTAAACATCTCTCTGTTACAAACTCCAATACAATTATTCTAGTCTTGATTACCTCCACACTGTAGTTTGAGAGTAA
Above is a genomic segment from Asterias amurensis chromosome 6, ASM3211899v1 containing:
- the LOC139938272 gene encoding fibrinogen-like protein A; the encoded protein is MVQPAGGNPHPEPLTPPAPIRRNMHKWMLMIEFSSAENKKLDKFSYNQVVTHSHVICVSFCHADPQCHSVNYNIEDHLCELKNVTRAQYPDDFITYCGSVYFDADVETPYLSLPDQAFPTQPDATISSGPQYSSCQELLEAGHNVSGIYTIFPAGFNNTLQVYCDMDIDGQGWMVIQRRQYGSVDFYRNWVDYQVGFGSLCGEFWLGNENLRTLTESAGPWKLKIETVRWDGEESFAEYGHFKIDGDSFRLEIGSYKASSTAGDSLQYHNGMMFSTKDKDNDLLGSVHCAATYKGGWWYKVCYDSNLNGMYYPYESTRSDGINWFYWEEFTQFNIKHLRFRLKMIAPFASAFIFQNERFNYCSLAFMLVEQRSFKFIRLYRSL